A region from the Afifella aestuarii genome encodes:
- the leuC gene encoding 3-isopropylmalate dehydratase large subunit: MKPRTLYDKIWDDHLVDRQPDGTCLLYIDRHLVHEVTSPQAFEGLRIAGRKVHAPDKTLAVVDHNVPTTDRSKGIDDPESALQVDTLATNAADFGIEYYNELDMRQGIVHIIGPEQGFTLPGMTIVCGDSHTSTHGAFGALAHGIGTSEVEHVLATQTLIQSKAKNMRVTVDGKLPDGVTAKDIILAIIGEIGTAGGTGHVIEYAGEAIRSLSMEGRMTVCNMSIEGGARAGMIAPDEITYAYIADRPRAPKGSAWDMAKAYWESLPSDEGAHFDREVRLDAANLPPIVTWGSSPEDVISVLGAVPNPDDIADENKRASKWRALKYMGLTPGTKMTDITLDRVFIGSCTNGRIEDLRAAAKVAEGRKVAESVNAMVVPGSGLVKAQAEAEGLDKIFLAAGFEWREPGCSMCLAMNADKLAPEERCASTSNRNFEGRQGFKGRTHLVSPAMAAAAAIAGRFVDVRDWGH, encoded by the coding sequence GACCGTCATCTCGTGCACGAAGTGACGAGCCCGCAGGCCTTCGAGGGCCTTCGGATCGCCGGCCGCAAGGTGCATGCGCCGGACAAGACGCTCGCCGTCGTCGATCACAACGTGCCGACGACCGACCGCTCGAAAGGCATCGACGATCCGGAATCGGCGTTGCAGGTCGACACGCTCGCCACGAACGCCGCCGATTTCGGCATCGAATATTACAACGAACTCGATATGCGGCAGGGCATCGTCCACATCATCGGGCCGGAGCAGGGCTTCACGCTGCCCGGCATGACGATCGTGTGCGGCGACAGCCATACCTCGACGCATGGCGCCTTCGGGGCGCTGGCGCACGGCATCGGCACGTCCGAAGTGGAGCATGTGCTCGCCACCCAGACGCTCATCCAGTCGAAGGCGAAGAACATGCGCGTCACCGTCGACGGCAAGCTGCCGGACGGCGTGACGGCGAAGGACATCATCCTCGCGATCATCGGCGAGATCGGCACGGCCGGTGGCACCGGCCATGTCATCGAATATGCCGGCGAGGCGATCCGCTCGCTGTCGATGGAAGGCCGCATGACGGTGTGCAACATGTCGATCGAGGGCGGTGCCCGCGCCGGCATGATCGCCCCCGACGAGATCACCTATGCCTATATCGCCGACCGGCCGCGGGCCCCGAAGGGCTCGGCGTGGGACATGGCGAAGGCCTATTGGGAGAGCCTGCCTTCCGACGAGGGGGCGCATTTCGATCGGGAAGTCCGGCTCGACGCGGCCAATCTGCCGCCGATCGTGACCTGGGGTTCATCGCCCGAAGATGTCATCTCGGTTCTCGGCGCGGTGCCGAACCCCGACGATATCGCCGACGAGAACAAGCGCGCCTCAAAATGGCGGGCGCTCAAATATATGGGCCTGACGCCGGGCACCAAGATGACCGACATCACGCTCGACCGCGTCTTCATCGGCTCGTGCACCAATGGCCGCATCGAGGATCTCAGGGCTGCCGCCAAGGTCGCGGAAGGCCGCAAGGTCGCCGAGAGCGTCAATGCCATGGTGGTGCCGGGATCGGGCCTCGTGAAGGCGCAGGCGGAAGCGGAAGGTCTCGACAAGATCTTCCTCGCCGCGGGCTTCGAATGGCGCGAGCCGGGCTGTTCCATGTGCCTTGCCATGAATGCCGACAAGCTCGCCCCGGAAGAGCGCTGCGCCTCCACCTCGAACCGCAATTTCGAGGGGCGCCAGGGTTTCAAGGGCCGCACGCATCTCGTGTCGCCAGCGATGGCGGCCGCGGCGGCGATCGCCGGGCGCTTCGTCGACGTGCGCGATTGGGGCCACTGA
- a CDS encoding metallopeptidase family protein, giving the protein MSAFSSIPDLEEFERIALAAYDRLPEEFRALTGDIQIRVAERADRESLAAVGLTHPLELLGLFEGIGLAHAPATPYSGLMPNRVWLYRQAILAYWQDHDERLDDIIAHVLVHEIGHHFGLSDDDMEEIEAAD; this is encoded by the coding sequence ATGTCCGCCTTTTCATCGATCCCCGACCTTGAAGAGTTCGAGCGCATCGCGCTTGCCGCCTACGACCGATTGCCGGAGGAGTTCCGGGCGCTGACGGGCGACATCCAGATCCGGGTCGCCGAGCGCGCCGACCGGGAATCGCTCGCCGCCGTCGGGCTGACGCATCCCCTGGAACTGCTCGGGCTCTTCGAAGGTATCGGCCTCGCACATGCGCCGGCCACGCCCTATTCCGGCCTGATGCCGAACCGGGTGTGGCTCTACCGCCAGGCGATCCTCGCCTATTGGCAGGATCACGACGAGCGGCTCGACGACATCATCGCGCATGTTCTCGTGCATGAGATCGGCCATCATTTCGGCCTCTCCGACGACGATATGGAAGAGATCGAGGCGGCTGATTGA
- the leuD gene encoding 3-isopropylmalate dehydratase small subunit, with protein sequence MEKFTTLTGVAAPMPIINIDTDMIIPKQFLKTIKRTGLGASLFYEMRFNDDGSENEDFVLNKPAYRNAKILVAGDNFGCGSSREHAPWALKDFGITCVISTSFADIFYNNCFKNGILPIIVSPDDLEKLLDDASRGANATLTVDLEKQEVRGPDGGKIEFEIDAFRKHCLLNGLDDIGLTLEKSEKISGFEGQMTEDRPWV encoded by the coding sequence ATGGAAAAGTTCACGACCCTCACTGGCGTCGCCGCGCCGATGCCGATCATCAATATCGACACCGACATGATCATTCCGAAGCAGTTTCTGAAGACGATCAAGCGGACCGGGCTCGGCGCGTCGCTCTTCTACGAGATGCGCTTCAACGACGACGGCTCGGAAAACGAGGATTTCGTCCTCAATAAGCCGGCCTATCGCAACGCCAAGATTCTGGTTGCGGGCGACAATTTCGGCTGCGGCTCGTCGCGCGAGCATGCGCCCTGGGCGCTCAAGGATTTCGGCATCACCTGCGTGATCTCCACCTCCTTCGCCGACATTTTCTACAACAATTGCTTCAAGAACGGCATTCTGCCGATCATCGTCTCGCCGGACGATCTCGAGAAGCTTCTCGACGACGCCTCGCGCGGCGCCAATGCGACCTTGACCGTGGATCTGGAAAAGCAGGAAGTGCGCGGCCCGGACGGCGGCAAGATCGAGTTCGAAATCGACGCCTTCCGCAAGCATTGCCTGCTCAACGGCCTCGACGATATCGGCCTGACGCTGGAGAAATCGGAAAAGATCTCCGGTTTCGAAGGCCAGATGACGGAAGACCGTCCCTGGGTCTGA
- a CDS encoding lytic murein transglycosylase, with amino-acid sequence MRTAIPGLAARALVGATLAFGLSFAPMPASAASFSSCVQSLKQAAVAAGVSPRLAARALDGARVDDEVLRKSRAQPEFKTPIWDYLGFLVDEERIADGKTMMRRYDRVLRAAEERYGVNRYVIAAIWGVESNFGQDAGDDFLPHALANVACYGSRTKFFRGELISALKLVQRGDLDLDELYGSWAGAFGQTQFIPSTYERLAVDFDGDGRRDLVKSVPDALGSTANYLRRAGWRPGEAYMIEVKVPASYKGPTGRSRKASLSTWAKRGVVRADGAHLSGGSQAGLLLPSGPRGPGFLVFRNFDAIYSYNQAESYALAISHLADRMAGYPGLRTAWPTDDPPLSRAERFELQRLLLAQGYDVGEVDGKVGPMTRDAIKKAEQRFGMEPTGRPGGKIYRKLGGR; translated from the coding sequence ATGCGGACCGCAATCCCCGGCCTGGCTGCGCGCGCTCTTGTCGGAGCGACGCTCGCTTTCGGTCTTTCCTTCGCCCCGATGCCCGCATCGGCCGCGAGCTTTTCTTCCTGCGTTCAGAGCCTGAAGCAGGCGGCGGTTGCCGCCGGCGTCAGCCCGCGGCTTGCCGCACGGGCGCTCGACGGCGCCCGCGTCGACGACGAGGTGTTGCGCAAATCGCGGGCGCAACCGGAATTCAAGACGCCGATCTGGGATTATCTCGGCTTCCTTGTCGACGAGGAGCGCATCGCCGACGGCAAGACGATGATGCGGCGTTATGATCGGGTGCTGCGCGCGGCGGAGGAACGCTACGGCGTCAACCGCTATGTCATTGCCGCGATCTGGGGTGTGGAGAGCAATTTCGGCCAGGATGCGGGGGATGATTTCCTGCCGCATGCGCTCGCCAATGTCGCCTGCTACGGCAGCCGGACAAAATTCTTCCGCGGCGAGCTGATCTCCGCCTTGAAGCTCGTGCAGCGCGGCGATCTCGACCTCGACGAGCTTTATGGGTCCTGGGCGGGCGCCTTTGGGCAGACGCAGTTCATTCCTTCGACCTATGAGCGGCTCGCTGTCGATTTCGACGGCGACGGTCGGCGCGACCTCGTGAAATCGGTGCCCGATGCTCTGGGCTCGACGGCGAATTACCTGCGCCGTGCCGGCTGGCGTCCGGGCGAGGCCTACATGATCGAGGTGAAGGTGCCGGCGAGCTATAAGGGGCCGACGGGCCGCAGCCGCAAGGCGTCCCTGTCGACCTGGGCGAAACGCGGCGTGGTACGTGCCGATGGCGCGCATCTTTCGGGCGGCAGCCAGGCGGGCCTGCTTCTGCCGTCGGGGCCGCGCGGGCCGGGCTTTCTCGTCTTCCGCAACTTCGATGCGATCTATTCCTACAACCAGGCGGAATCCTACGCGCTCGCCATCTCCCATCTCGCCGACCGCATGGCCGGCTATCCGGGGCTGCGCACGGCCTGGCCGACGGACGATCCGCCCCTGTCGCGTGCCGAGCGCTTTGAGTTGCAGCGGCTTCTTCTCGCGCAGGGCTATGATGTCGGCGAGGTCGACGGGAAGGTCGGGCCGATGACGCGCGATGCGATCAAGAAGGCGGAGCAGCGTTTCGGTATGGAGCCGACCGGGCGGCCGGGCGGCAAGATCTACCGCAAGCTCGGAGGGCGCTGA
- a CDS encoding sensor histidine kinase produces MVSIRSVLALSLAGLQFVAVVAVLFLSYVTSERVLLQHARDLMGDVARSTINHTVAFLAPAEAAADLSQRLARQEVVSSENEGAMERYFFEQLRSHSQFAGIFYGNTNGDFVFVNRDASVAGAPFRIKTIANRAQRRDVELYWRDGDYTVAAHRSDPADGYDPRTRPWYGRAVEAGGVTWTDPYIFFSSQEPGITVATPVTGTRGELQGVVGIDIEISALSTFLADLEIGEHGSAFILSDSGDVIAHPEPAKIKTRGTSGDTLRFTRIDELDDPLAQAAAASFNTAQTGRDGLKERAASFTFGGETYHAVASSLPGTRWPWTVITYVPENDFLGAIKDNRRNGVLLAALVAAVTAMIGLAIARSITRPVGALAGQADRISGGDISPMPPLRTHYRELQRTGYAFGRMTEWLNRRNAENLALTDELRAASRELEARVEERTRELNHANAQLREEAELRAQQAEKLERANTQAELLTRELNHRVKNVFAVVSAVLSLGARSARSVEDLASTTRRRIDALSKAHSATQGHPGRAGSIADLTRLAELVLAPYAGDGAGRIDVSGVRVRLGGEVATALGLILHELATNAAKYGALSAEAGRVELSWTLDEEGPKVLHLVWRETGGPVPQKPAEDKRGFGTKMVEQIIAQYHATYHIDWRTEGVVVTLNMVLPAEEPADDVA; encoded by the coding sequence ATGGTTTCCATCCGCAGTGTTCTGGCGCTGTCGCTTGCGGGGCTGCAGTTTGTTGCAGTCGTCGCCGTCCTCTTTCTTTCCTACGTCACCTCCGAGCGGGTTCTGCTGCAGCATGCGCGCGATCTCATGGGCGATGTCGCGCGCAGCACCATCAATCACACGGTCGCTTTTCTCGCCCCTGCGGAGGCGGCCGCCGACCTGTCGCAGCGGCTTGCGCGCCAGGAGGTCGTCAGCAGCGAAAACGAAGGCGCGATGGAGCGCTACTTTTTCGAGCAGCTGCGATCGCACAGCCAGTTCGCCGGCATTTTCTACGGCAACACCAACGGCGATTTCGTCTTTGTGAACCGCGATGCGAGCGTCGCGGGTGCGCCGTTTCGCATCAAGACCATCGCCAACCGGGCGCAGCGCCGCGACGTGGAGCTCTATTGGCGCGACGGGGATTATACCGTCGCCGCCCATCGCAGCGATCCGGCCGACGGGTATGATCCGCGCACGCGGCCCTGGTACGGCCGGGCGGTGGAGGCCGGCGGGGTCACCTGGACCGATCCCTATATCTTCTTTTCCTCGCAGGAACCCGGCATCACGGTCGCCACCCCGGTGACGGGCACGCGCGGCGAACTCCAGGGTGTCGTCGGCATCGACATCGAGATCTCGGCCTTATCGACCTTTCTTGCCGATCTCGAAATCGGCGAACATGGCAGCGCCTTCATCCTTAGCGACAGCGGCGACGTGATCGCCCATCCGGAGCCTGCAAAGATCAAGACGCGCGGCACGTCGGGCGACACTTTGCGCTTCACCCGCATCGACGAGCTCGACGACCCGCTGGCGCAGGCGGCCGCGGCCTCGTTCAACACCGCGCAGACCGGAAGAGACGGCCTGAAGGAACGCGCGGCGAGCTTCACCTTCGGCGGGGAGACCTATCATGCCGTCGCCTCGTCTCTGCCGGGCACGCGCTGGCCCTGGACGGTCATCACCTATGTGCCGGAGAACGACTTTCTCGGGGCGATCAAGGACAATCGCCGCAACGGCGTCCTGCTCGCGGCGCTCGTTGCCGCGGTGACGGCGATGATCGGTCTTGCCATCGCCCGCTCCATCACGCGGCCCGTCGGCGCGCTGGCGGGGCAGGCCGACCGGATCAGCGGCGGCGACATTTCGCCGATGCCGCCGTTGCGCACGCATTACCGCGAATTGCAGCGGACGGGATACGCCTTCGGGCGCATGACGGAATGGCTGAACCGGCGCAATGCGGAAAACCTCGCTCTGACCGATGAACTGCGCGCGGCCTCGCGCGAGCTCGAGGCGCGGGTGGAGGAACGCACCCGGGAGCTCAATCACGCCAATGCGCAATTGCGCGAGGAGGCGGAGCTCAGGGCGCAGCAGGCGGAGAAGCTGGAGCGGGCGAACACGCAGGCGGAGCTTCTGACGCGGGAGCTCAATCACCGGGTCAAGAACGTCTTCGCCGTCGTCTCCGCCGTCCTGTCGCTTGGGGCCCGCTCCGCGCGTTCGGTGGAGGATCTCGCGAGCACGACGCGCCGCCGCATCGATGCCCTGTCGAAGGCGCATTCGGCGACGCAGGGGCATCCGGGCCGCGCCGGCAGCATCGCCGATCTCACGCGCCTCGCCGAACTCGTCCTCGCGCCTTATGCGGGCGACGGGGCGGGCCGGATCGACGTCTCGGGCGTCCGGGTGCGGTTGGGCGGCGAAGTCGCCACCGCGCTCGGCCTTATCCTCCACGAACTCGCCACCAATGCCGCCAAATACGGCGCGCTCAGCGCGGAGGCCGGGCGTGTCGAGTTGAGCTGGACGCTCGACGAGGAGGGGCCAAAAGTGCTGCACCTCGTCTGGCGGGAAACCGGCGGGCCGGTGCCGCAGAAGCCGGCGGAGGACAAGCGCGGCTTCGGCACCAAGATGGTGGAACAGATCATCGCCCAGTATCATGCGACCTACCACATCGACTGGCGCACCGAGGGTGTGGTGGTGACGCTCAACATGGTCCTTCCCGCCGAGGAGCCGGCAGATGACGTTGCGTGA
- the leuB gene encoding 3-isopropylmalate dehydrogenase — protein MTHKLLLLAGDGIGPEIMAEVKALIDWMNAEGIGSFECEDGLVGGAAYDAEGVAVSDATMEKALASDAVLFGAVGGPKWDGVPYEVRPEAGLLRLRKDLGLFANLRPAICYPALADASSLKRDVVEGLDVLIVRELTGGVYFGEPKEIKDLGNGQKRAIDTQIYDTYEIERIVRVACDLARTRQKRVTSMEKRNVMKSGLLWNEVATRIAGEYPDITLDHVLADAGGMQLVRWPKQFDVIVTDNLFGDMLSDVAAMLTGSLGMLPSASLGAPDQATGRRKAMYEPVHGSAPDIAGTEVANPIAMFASFGMALRYSFGMISEADKLDQAIADVLDEGLRTRDILPRGGGNGLTEVGTKGMGQAIRERFLKLMHGA, from the coding sequence ATGACGCACAAGCTCCTGCTTCTCGCCGGTGACGGCATCGGCCCGGAAATCATGGCCGAGGTGAAAGCTCTCATCGATTGGATGAACGCCGAAGGCATCGGCTCTTTCGAATGCGAGGATGGCCTGGTGGGCGGTGCAGCCTACGACGCCGAAGGCGTGGCGGTCAGCGACGCCACCATGGAGAAGGCGCTCGCCAGCGACGCGGTTCTCTTCGGCGCGGTCGGCGGGCCGAAATGGGACGGGGTGCCCTACGAGGTGCGCCCGGAAGCGGGGCTTCTGCGCCTGCGCAAGGATCTCGGCCTCTTCGCCAATCTGCGCCCGGCCATCTGCTATCCGGCGCTCGCCGATGCTTCCTCGCTGAAGCGCGACGTGGTGGAGGGCCTCGACGTCCTCATCGTGCGCGAGCTTACCGGCGGCGTCTATTTCGGCGAGCCGAAAGAGATCAAGGATCTCGGCAACGGCCAGAAGCGGGCGATCGATACGCAGATCTACGACACCTACGAGATCGAGCGCATCGTGCGCGTCGCCTGCGACCTCGCCCGCACGCGGCAGAAGCGCGTCACCTCGATGGAAAAGCGCAATGTCATGAAGTCCGGCCTGTTGTGGAACGAGGTCGCGACCCGGATCGCCGGCGAATATCCGGATATCACCTTGGATCATGTGCTCGCCGATGCCGGCGGCATGCAGCTCGTGCGCTGGCCGAAGCAGTTCGACGTGATCGTCACCGACAATCTCTTCGGCGATATGCTGTCGGATGTCGCCGCCATGCTGACCGGCTCGCTCGGGATGCTGCCGTCGGCTTCGCTCGGCGCGCCCGATCAGGCGACCGGACGGCGCAAGGCCATGTACGAGCCGGTGCACGGCTCCGCCCCGGACATCGCCGGCACCGAGGTCGCCAATCCGATCGCCATGTTCGCATCCTTCGGTATGGCTCTCAGATATTCCTTCGGCATGATCAGCGAGGCCGACAAGCTCGATCAGGCGATCGCCGACGTGCTCGACGAAGGGCTCCGTACGCGGGATATCCTGCCGCGCGGCGGCGGCAACGGGCTGACCGAGGTCGGCACCAAGGGCATGGGCCAGGCGATCCGCGAGCGGTTCTTGAAGCTGATGCACGGCGCCTGA
- a CDS encoding GNAT family N-acetyltransferase yields MGDVRQAVTAEFRRDWRKLAAESGTPNAFAEPFFVEAALQRLVRPGKVKLVAFADDHGLIGLLPLTVSPPIPGIGRVANRFMHIHDFDGTPLVRRGSEALFRAKLGAWLTREGVAFLRFRDVEEASPAIDGLLNGEDETLRGAVVARLVRAARHLGDGSCGLEALQSGKKRRGMQRRRRRLEELGELAFVDLSAQPPSSWADDFLRLEASGWKGEMGTAIACRPQERAFFDKMVDAGSANGNLIVHALELDGRRISMTLYLRAGDVAWGFKKAYAGDLARCSPGFVLEAESVAALKTQGDIAFVDTCSIDTSTLVPGLWPQHRAMADIVVAVGSARKWLKTAVWLEKTYRARRRDLRSLYVRLKRLPAQARRDRPAATHN; encoded by the coding sequence TTGGGCGACGTCCGCCAGGCGGTGACGGCGGAATTCCGCCGCGACTGGCGGAAATTGGCCGCCGAGTCCGGGACGCCCAACGCCTTTGCGGAGCCTTTTTTCGTCGAAGCGGCGCTTCAGCGCCTGGTGCGGCCGGGCAAGGTCAAGCTCGTCGCGTTTGCCGATGATCATGGGCTCATCGGTCTTCTGCCCCTGACCGTTTCGCCGCCGATCCCGGGCATCGGCCGTGTGGCCAATCGCTTTATGCACATTCACGATTTCGACGGCACGCCGCTGGTGCGCCGCGGCAGCGAGGCTCTGTTTCGCGCGAAACTCGGCGCCTGGCTGACGCGCGAAGGGGTCGCCTTTCTGCGTTTTCGCGATGTGGAGGAGGCGAGCCCCGCCATCGATGGGCTTCTCAACGGAGAGGACGAGACGCTTCGAGGGGCCGTCGTCGCCCGGCTGGTGCGCGCGGCTCGCCATCTCGGAGACGGGTCCTGCGGGCTGGAGGCTCTGCAATCGGGCAAGAAACGGCGCGGTATGCAGCGGCGCAGACGTCGGCTCGAGGAACTCGGAGAGCTTGCCTTCGTCGATTTGAGCGCGCAGCCGCCTTCCTCCTGGGCGGACGATTTCCTGAGGCTCGAAGCGAGCGGCTGGAAGGGAGAGATGGGAACGGCGATCGCCTGCCGGCCGCAGGAGCGCGCCTTCTTCGACAAGATGGTGGACGCGGGAAGCGCCAACGGCAACCTGATCGTCCACGCCCTGGAGCTCGACGGGCGGCGCATTTCGATGACGCTTTATCTGCGGGCCGGCGACGTCGCCTGGGGCTTCAAGAAAGCCTATGCCGGCGATCTTGCGCGATGCTCTCCGGGTTTCGTCCTGGAGGCCGAGAGCGTCGCAGCCCTCAAGACACAAGGCGATATCGCCTTTGTCGACACGTGCAGCATCGATACCTCGACCCTCGTTCCGGGACTGTGGCCGCAACATCGGGCGATGGCCGACATCGTCGTCGCCGTCGGCTCCGCGCGCAAATGGCTGAAAACGGCGGTGTGGCTGGAGAAGACGTATCGGGCCAGGCGGCGCGATCTGCGCAGTCTTTATGTGCGGCTGAAACGTCTGCCCGCGCAGGCGCGCCGGGACCGGCCCGCTGCGACACACAATTGA
- a CDS encoding aspartate-semialdehyde dehydrogenase: MGYRIAVVGATGNVGREMLDILDERGFPADEVVALASRRSQGTEVSFGDKTLKVQALEHFDFANADIALMSAGGSVSLEWAPKIAAKGCVVIDNSSAWRTDPDVPLIVPEVNADAVTGFAKKNIIANPNCSTIQLVVALKPLHERAKIKRVVVATYQSVSGAGKDAMDELFNQTRAVFVADPIEAKKFPKRIAFNCIPHIDVFMEDGTTKEEWKMVAETKKILDPKIKLSATCVRVPVFVSHSEAVNIEFEEELSAEEARNILREAPGCLVIDKHEPGGYMTPYESAGEDATYISRIREDPTVDSGLSMWVVADNLRKGAALNTVQIAELLVNRKLLENRKAA, translated from the coding sequence ATGGGTTACAGGATCGCTGTCGTAGGTGCGACCGGCAATGTCGGGCGGGAAATGCTCGACATTCTCGATGAACGTGGTTTCCCCGCAGACGAAGTCGTGGCGCTCGCCTCCCGGCGCAGCCAGGGCACGGAAGTCTCCTTCGGCGACAAGACGCTGAAGGTGCAGGCGCTCGAACATTTCGATTTCGCCAATGCCGATATCGCGCTGATGTCGGCGGGCGGCTCGGTGTCCCTGGAATGGGCGCCGAAAATCGCTGCGAAGGGCTGCGTCGTCATCGACAATTCCTCGGCCTGGCGCACCGATCCGGACGTGCCGCTGATCGTGCCGGAAGTGAATGCCGATGCCGTCACCGGCTTCGCCAAAAAGAACATCATCGCCAATCCGAACTGCTCCACCATCCAGCTCGTCGTGGCGCTGAAGCCGTTGCATGAGCGCGCCAAGATCAAGCGCGTCGTCGTTGCGACCTATCAGTCGGTTTCCGGCGCCGGCAAGGACGCGATGGACGAGCTCTTCAATCAAACGCGCGCCGTCTTCGTCGCCGATCCGATCGAGGCGAAGAAATTCCCGAAGCGCATCGCCTTCAACTGCATTCCCCATATCGACGTCTTCATGGAAGACGGCACGACCAAGGAGGAATGGAAGATGGTGGCGGAGACGAAGAAGATCCTCGATCCGAAGATCAAGCTTTCGGCCACCTGCGTGCGCGTGCCGGTGTTCGTCAGCCATTCTGAAGCCGTCAACATCGAGTTCGAGGAAGAGTTGTCCGCCGAAGAAGCGCGCAACATCCTGCGCGAAGCGCCGGGCTGCCTCGTCATCGATAAGCACGAGCCAGGCGGCTACATGACGCCCTATGAGAGCGCCGGCGAGGATGCGACCTATATCTCCCGCATCCGCGAGGATCCGACGGTCGATTCCGGTCTTTCCATGTGGGTCGTGGCCGACAATCTCCGCAAGGGCGCCGCGCTCAACACGGTGCAGATCGCCGAGCTTCTGGTGAACCGCAAGCTCCTGGAGAACCGCAAGGCCGCCTGA
- a CDS encoding pyroglutamyl-peptidase I, giving the protein MAGATGRGASDGDKAGRPCLLVTGFGPFPGVAVNPSAWVVERLADEAGGFASHADVRTAILATDWQEGPNTLDRLWQAHRPDVVVHFGVASAARGFRLERVARNRRLARPDVQGALPPSAELEEAGPASWRGSLPLRRIHAALSGAGIPADFSDDAGDYLCNAIFYRSGRYAAEAGRLVMAGFIHLPFCTSAPASAVADGGDGERGCDAGPTCLADEVMLAGARLVLETAIAAWRERAGSSFDRDQFEGD; this is encoded by the coding sequence ATGGCGGGCGCGACGGGGCGAGGGGCGAGTGACGGCGATAAAGCCGGCCGGCCGTGTCTCCTGGTGACGGGCTTCGGCCCGTTTCCGGGCGTTGCGGTCAATCCGAGCGCCTGGGTGGTGGAGCGGCTCGCCGACGAGGCGGGCGGGTTCGCTTCTCACGCCGATGTGCGGACCGCCATTCTCGCGACCGACTGGCAGGAGGGGCCGAACACACTCGACCGCCTCTGGCAGGCGCACCGCCCGGATGTCGTCGTGCATTTCGGTGTGGCGTCTGCGGCGCGGGGCTTTCGGCTCGAACGTGTCGCCCGCAACAGGCGGCTCGCGCGTCCCGACGTGCAGGGCGCCCTGCCGCCATCGGCGGAGCTCGAAGAGGCGGGGCCCGCCTCGTGGCGCGGCTCGCTGCCGCTGCGGCGCATCCATGCGGCGCTGTCGGGCGCCGGCATTCCGGCCGATTTTTCCGACGATGCCGGTGATTATCTCTGCAACGCCATCTTCTATCGCTCCGGCCGCTATGCGGCCGAAGCCGGCCGCCTCGTCATGGCGGGTTTCATCCATCTGCCGTTCTGCACCTCGGCGCCGGCTTCCGCGGTTGCCGACGGTGGCGACGGTGAACGCGGCTGCGATGCTGGTCCGACCTGCCTTGCCGACGAGGTGATGCTGGCCGGCGCGCGTCTCGTTCTTGAGACCGCCATCGCAGCGTGGCGGGAGCGCGCCGGCTCGAGCTTCGATCGCGACCAGTTTGAGGGCGACTAG
- a CDS encoding DUF2147 domain-containing protein, with product MKTKTIALIAALVAWPALAAADPLEGNWVAATGNTVRISSCGNAFCMKVTSGPNKGKEIGRMQGSDGKYKGTVVNPEDDKTYSGSATLTSANSLKLKGCALGIFCKTQNWQRR from the coding sequence ATGAAGACCAAAACCATCGCCCTCATCGCGGCCCTTGTCGCGTGGCCGGCCCTCGCCGCAGCCGATCCTCTGGAAGGCAATTGGGTCGCCGCCACCGGCAACACGGTGCGCATCAGCTCCTGCGGCAACGCCTTTTGCATGAAGGTGACGAGCGGCCCCAACAAGGGCAAGGAGATCGGCCGCATGCAGGGCTCGGACGGCAAATACAAGGGAACGGTCGTCAATCCGGAAGACGACAAGACCTATTCCGGCTCCGCCACCCTCACCTCCGCGAACAGCCTGAAACTCAAGGGCTGCGCGCTCGGCATCTTCTGCAAGACGCAGAACTGGCAGCGGCGCTAG